The nucleotide sequence AATGTCCTGCGCATGCAGGTCGGGCACCATGCAGAGCTTTTTGACGGTAACGGAGCTGTTGTTTCCGCTGAGATCACCCGGATCAGCGCAAAAGAGGTGGTCTTTCAGGTGCTGTCCCGGCAGGACGCCTCCAACGCGGGGGTTCCCCTGACCCTGGCCCAAGCCGTGTTGAAGGGAAAAAAAATGGACCTGTTGGTGCAAAAGGCCACGGAACTCGGGGTCCATACCTTTGTCCCAGTGCTTACCCGCTACTGTGAAAAGTCAAGTCGGGCCGGGCAGCAGCTCGAACGCTGGCAGCGGATCATGCTGGAGGCCTGTAAGCAATGCCGCAGGCCAATTCCTATGCAGATATGTGCTCCGCTTGCCCTGCACGAACTGCCCCTCCCGGAAGAGGGACATAGGATCATGCCCTGGGAGAACGAGGCGGGGACGCCTTTTTCCGCTCTTGACTTGGGCAACGGACAGCCGGTGTTGGTGTTGATCGGGCCGGAGGGGGGCTTTCATCCTGCGGAGGTTGGCTATGCCGAGGAGGTCGGTTTTTCGACAGTCTCGCTGGGGCCACGTATCCTGCGGGCAGAGACAGCGGCCTTGGCTGCGGTGGTGCTGGCCCAGCAGGGGGTGGGGAATCTTTCGCTACTTTCATAGCGCTTTTGCAATTCTTGCTCTTCCTGTTACTCCGTCTTTCCTTTCGGTTTCTTCCACGTCAGTTCCCCTGGCCCACCCCTATTTATAACAACGTGAGAAGTTACAGCATATCCAGAGGGAAATGAGCCGTAGGGATTCTCCATTGCACTTGATTTGTCAGGGATAAGGCCTTGTTTGTTGCCGATCACGCTTTATCTGAGATAGATGAGACATGCGTTGTTCCAGGC is from Candidatus Electrothrix sp. GW3-4 and encodes:
- a CDS encoding 16S rRNA (uracil(1498)-N(3))-methyltransferase encodes the protein MRRFFYDPGVQEIEEEILITGPEAHHIRNVLRMQVGHHAELFDGNGAVVSAEITRISAKEVVFQVLSRQDASNAGVPLTLAQAVLKGKKMDLLVQKATELGVHTFVPVLTRYCEKSSRAGQQLERWQRIMLEACKQCRRPIPMQICAPLALHELPLPEEGHRIMPWENEAGTPFSALDLGNGQPVLVLIGPEGGFHPAEVGYAEEVGFSTVSLGPRILRAETAALAAVVLAQQGVGNLSLLS